The region GGCTTGTTCGACGCGGCGATCGCCTCCGACGATGTCTTGCCGCCCACATGCGAGAGATCGACCATGATGCCGACGCGATTCATCTCCTGAATCACTTCGCGGCCGTAACCGGACAGGCCGCCGTCGCGCTCGTAGCAACCCGTGCCGACCAGGTTCTGCGTGTTGTAGCAAAGCTGCACCACGTTCACGCCGAGGTCCTTGAACGCTTCGATGTAGCCGAGGTTGTCCTCGAACGCATGCGCGTTCTGGAAGCCGAAGATGATGCCCGTCTTGTTCTCTTTCTTCGCGCGATGGATGTCGTCGGTGGTGCGCACCAGCGTCAGGATCTCGCCGTATTCGCGGATCTGCTGCTTCATCTCCGCGATGTTGTCGACGGTCTTCTGGAAACTCTCCCACACCGATACCGTGCAGTTGACCGCGGTCACGCCGCCCTTGCGCATGTCTTCGAACACCGAGCGCTCGAACTTGGAAATGTTCAGACCGTCGATGATGATGCTGTTGTCGTGCAATGTGCTCATCGTGTGCTCCAGGCGTGCTCAGTAGATGGGAAAGCGTTCGCACAGCGCGAAAATCTCGCGGCGCACGCGTTGTTCGGTGGCGGCGTCGCCTTCGGGGGACACGCGCAGCGATTCGAATACCTCGACGATCAGACGCCCGACCTCGCGGAACTCGCTCACGCCGAAACCGCGCGTGGTGCCGGCCGGCGTGCCGAGACGAATGCCCGAGGTGACCGTGGGCTTCTCGGTGTCGAACGGAATGCCGTTCTTGTTGCAGGTGATGCCCGCGCGTTCGAGCGCCTGTTCGACCTGATTGCCCTTGAGCCCCTTGGGCCGCAGATCGACCAGCAGCAGATGGTTGTCCGTGCCGCCCGTCACGAGATCGACGCCGCCCGCCTTGAGCACCTCGCCGAGCGCCTGCGCGTTGGCGAGCACGTTGTCGATATAGGTCTTGAAGCCCGGTTGCAGCGCTTCGCCGAAGGCGACCGCCTTGCCCGCGATCACGTGCATCAGCGGGCCGCCCTGCAAGCCGGGAAACACCGCCGAGTTGATCTTCTTCGCGATCTCCTCGTCGTTGGTCAGCACGAAACCGCCGCGCGGGCCGCGCAGGGTTTTGTGCGTGGTCGACGTCACGACGTGCGCATGCTCGACCGGATTCTGATGCCGGCCCGCCGCGATCACGCCGGCGATGTGCGCCATGTCGACCATCAGTTTCGCGCCGACGCTATCGGCGATGCCGCGCAAACGGGCGAAGTCGAGCGCGCGCGGATAGGCGGAGAAGCCGGCGATCAGCAAGGCCGGCTTGTGCTGCCGCGCCAGTTCCTCGATCTGTTCGTAGTCGATCAGCAGCGTGTCGCGCTTCACGCCGTACTGCACGGCGTTGAACCACTTGCCCGACAACGCCGGCTTCGCGCCGTGCGTGAGGTGGCCGCCCGCGTCGAGCGACATGCCGAGCACCGTGTCGCCCGGCTTGAGCAGCGCGAGCATCACCGCGCCGTTCGCCTGCGCGCCGGAATGCGGCTGCACGTTGGCGAATTTCGCGTTGAACAGCGTCTTGATGCGGTCGAGCGCGAGCGTTTCGATCACGTCCGCGTATTCGCAACCGCCGTAGTAACGCTTGCCCGGATACCCTTCCGCGTACTTGTTGGTCAGCACCGAACCCTGCGCTTCGAGCACCGCGCGCGACACGATGTTTTCCGACGCGATCAGCTCGACCTGCGATTGCTGGCGTTCGAGCTCTTTCAAAATAGCGCCGCGCAC is a window of Paraburkholderia sp. D15 DNA encoding:
- a CDS encoding dipeptidase, which codes for MSTLHDNSIIIDGLNISKFERSVFEDMRKGGVTAVNCTVSVWESFQKTVDNIAEMKQQIREYGEILTLVRTTDDIHRAKKENKTGIIFGFQNAHAFEDNLGYIEAFKDLGVNVVQLCYNTQNLVGTGCYERDGGLSGYGREVIQEMNRVGIMVDLSHVGGKTSSEAIAASNKPVCYSHCCPSGLKEHPRNKSDEQLKEIADAGGFVGVTMFAPFLKRGPDATVDDYIEAIEYVVNLIGEDQVGIGTDFTQGYSTEFFDWITHDKGRYRQLTNFGKVVNPEGIRTIGEFPNLTAAMERAGWSETRIRKIMGENWVRVFGEVWNG
- a CDS encoding serine hydroxymethyltransferase, which codes for MSNPNPFFEESLATRDAAVRGAILKELERQQSQVELIASENIVSRAVLEAQGSVLTNKYAEGYPGKRYYGGCEYADVIETLALDRIKTLFNAKFANVQPHSGAQANGAVMLALLKPGDTVLGMSLDAGGHLTHGAKPALSGKWFNAVQYGVKRDTLLIDYEQIEELARQHKPALLIAGFSAYPRALDFARLRGIADSVGAKLMVDMAHIAGVIAAGRHQNPVEHAHVVTSTTHKTLRGPRGGFVLTNDEEIAKKINSAVFPGLQGGPLMHVIAGKAVAFGEALQPGFKTYIDNVLANAQALGEVLKAGGVDLVTGGTDNHLLLVDLRPKGLKGNQVEQALERAGITCNKNGIPFDTEKPTVTSGIRLGTPAGTTRGFGVSEFREVGRLIVEVFESLRVSPEGDAATEQRVRREIFALCERFPIY